In a single window of the Esox lucius isolate fEsoLuc1 chromosome 22, fEsoLuc1.pri, whole genome shotgun sequence genome:
- the cryaa gene encoding alpha-crystallin A chain: MDIAIQHPWFRRAMGSIYPARLFDQFFGEGLFDYDLFPYTASTISPYYRHSLFRNFLDSANSGMSEVRSDRDKFTVFLDVKHFSPDELCVKVCDDYVEIQGKHGERQDDHGYISREFHRRYRLPSSVDQSAITCTLSADGLLTLCGPKVTGGGDFGRGDRNIPVTRDDKTNAAPSS; this comes from the exons ATGGATATCGCCATTCAGCACCCCTGGTTCAGACGCGCCATGGGCTCCATATACCCCGCCCGTCTCTTTGACCAGTTTTTCGGTGAGGGCTTGTTTGACTACGACCTGTTTCCCTACACCGCCTCCACCATCAGCCCCTACTACAGGCACTCGCTGTTCCGCAACTTCCTGGACTCGGCCAACTCCGGCATGTCTGAG GTGAGGTCTGACAGGGACAAGTTCACAGTCTTCCTGGATGTGAAGCACTTCTCCCCCGATGAGCTCTGCGTGAAGGTTTGCGACGACTACGTGGAGATCCAGGGCAAGCATGGAGAAAGACAG GACGACCACGGTTACATCTCTCGTGAGTTCCACCGCCGCTACCGCCTCCCCTCCAGTGTGGACCAGTCGGCCATCACCTGCACCCTGTCCGCCGACGGCCTCTTGACCCTGTGTGGCCCAAAGGTGACCGGTGGCGGTGACTTCGGCCGCGGTGACCGCAACATCCCCGTCACCCGCGACGACAAGACCAATGCCGCACCCTCCTCTTAA
- the cbsa gene encoding cystathionine beta-synthase a, which produces MPAVPSSKDSGVLGPNVPACPQAASLRVGVSSPKGCSRDNLEVVDVEGTIQSVGERKWIRPDLPSRCTWRLGGNPTDSPHTHPKQTKAPNILPNILQRIGDTPMVRMNKIPKTFGLKCEILAKCEYFNAGGSVKDRISLRMVEDAERAGHLKPGDTIIEPTSGNTGIGLALAAAVKGYRCIIVMPEKMSLEKVDVLRALGAEIVRTPTSARFDSPESHVGVAWRLKNEIPNSHILDQYRNPSNPLAHYDTTAEEILEQCDGKVDMLVAGAGTGGTITGVARKLKERCPNIKIIGVDPEGSILAKPEELNKTDKTQYEVEGIGYDFIPTVLDRSVVDTWYKSNDEESFSMSRMLIRDEGLLCGGSSGTAMAAAVRMAKELKEGQRCVVILPDSIRNYMTKFLSDKWMFQKGFLKESDIMVNKPWWWNLKLQGLNLSAPLTVLPTVTCQKTIKILKEKGFDQAPVVNEAGLILGMVTLGNMLASVLAGKVKPSDPVNKVLYKQFRQIRLTDNLGKLSRILETDHFALVVHEQIQYLTDGSHSLKQMVFGVVTAIDLLNFVTVREKRERSISECSDL; this is translated from the exons ATGCCTGCGGTCCCCTCCAGCAAAGACAGCGGTGTCCTGGGCCCTAACGTGCCAGCATGCCCGCAAGCTGCGAGTCTACGTGTCGGCGTCTCTTCCCCCAAAGGGTGCAGTAGAGACAACCTGGAGGTGGTGGACGTGGAAGGAACCATTCAGTCGGTGGGGGAGAGAAAGTGGATCCGTCCCGACCTGCCCAGCCGATGCACCTGGAGATTAGGGGGCAACCCCACCGACTCCCCACACACCCATCCTAAACA AACCAAAGCCCCTAATATACTGCCCAACATCCTCCAGAGGATCGGCGACACACCGATGGTGCGCATGAACAAGATCCCTAAGACCTTTGGTCTAAAGTGTGAAATTT TGGCCAAGTGTGAGTACTTCAACGCGGGCGGCAGTGTGAAGGATCGGATCAGCCTGCGCATGGTGGAGGACGCAGAGAGGGCGGGGCATCTTAAACCAGGAGACACAATCATCGAGCCCACCTCCGGCAATactg GCATCGGTCTTGCCCTGGCTGCTGCGGTGAAAGGTTACCGCTGTATCATCGTCATGCCCGAGAAGATGAGTCTCGAGAAG GTGGACGTTCTGAGGGCCCTGGGTGCCGAGATCGTCCGTACGCCCACCAGTGCTCGCTTTGATTCGCCCGAGTCTCACGTGGGTGTGGCCTGGCGCCTTAAGAACGAGATCCCCAACTCTCATATCCTGGATCAGTACCGTAACCCAAGCAACCCCCTGGCCCACTACGATACAACGGCGGAGGAGATCTTGGAGCAGTGTGACG GTAAAGTGGACATGCTAGTGGCAGGCGCTGGCACAGGCGGCACCATCACTGGTGTTGCCCGCAAACTGAAGGAGAGGTGCCCCAACATCAAG atcATTGGTGTGGACCCTGAGGGCTCCATCCTGGCTAAGCCAGAGGAGCTTAACAAGACCGACAAGACCCAATACGAGGTGGAGGGGATCGGATACGACTTCATTCCCACGGTGCTGGACAGATCA GTTGTGGATACCTGGTACAAGTCCAATGATGAGGAGTCTTTCAGCATGTCTCGTATGCTCATCAGAGACGAGGGACTGCTGTGCG GTGGCAGCTCTGGTACTGCCATGGCAGCGGCTGTGAGGATGGCCAAGGAGCTGAAGGAAGGTCAGCGTTGTGTAGTCATCCTGCCGGACTCCATCCGGAACTACAT GACCAAGTTCCTGAGTGACAAGTGGATGTTCCAGAAAGGCTTCCTGAAGGAGTCTGACATCATGGTGAACAAACCATG gtGGTGGAACCTGAAGCTACAAGGGTTAAACCTGTCCGCTCCTCTGACTGTCCTGCCCACGGTTACCTGTCAGAAGACCATCAAGATCCTAAAAGAGAAAGGCTTTGACCAGGCCCCCGTTGTCAACGAGGCTGG gCTGATTCTAGGGATGGTCACTCTGGGGAACATGCTCGCGTCTGTGCTGGCTGGGAAGGTCAAACCTTCAGACCCAGTTAACAAGGTGCTCTACAAGCAGTTCAGACAG ATCCGTCTGACTGACAACCTGGGGAAGCTCTCTCGCATCCTGGAGACAGACCACTTTGCCCTGGTGGTACATGAACAGATCCAAT ACCTGACGGACGGCTCCCACAGCCTAAAGCAGATGGTGTTTGGAGTGGTGACGGCCATCGACCTGCTCAACTTTGTCACGGTCAGGGAGAAGAGGGAGCGAAGCATCTCCGAGTGCAGTGACCTGTGA
- the u2af1 gene encoding splicing factor U2AF 35 kDa subunit isoform X1: protein MAEYLASIFGTEKDKVNCSFYFKIGACRHGDRCSRLHNKPTFSQTIALLNIYRNPQNTAQSADGLRSAVSDVEMQEHYDEFFEEVFTEMEEKYGEVEEMNVCDNLGDHLVGNVYVKFRREEDAEKAVMDLNNRWFNGQPVHSELSPVTDFREACCRQYEMGECTRGGFCNFMHLKPISRELRRELYGRRRKGRGGGGHRSRSRSRERRSRSRDRGRGGGGDRGGGRDREKRRSRDRERSGRF, encoded by the exons ATGGCGGAGTACCTGGCCTCCATTTTCGGTACAGAGAAAGACAA GGTCAATTGTTCATTCTACTTTAAAATTGGAGCGTGCAGACATGGGGACCGCTGCTCCAGGTTGCACAACAAGCCAACTTTTAGCCAG ACTATTGCCCTCTTGAACATTTACCGTAACCCTCAAAACACTGCCCAGTCTGCCGATGGTTTACGCA GTGCTGTCAGCGATGTGGAGATGCAAGAGCACTATGACGAGTTCTTTGAG GAGGTCTtcacagagatggaggagaagtaCGGCGAGGTGGAGGAGATGAACGTTTGTGACAACCTGGGTGACCATCTGGTCGGCAATGTCTATGTGAAG TTCCGCAGGGAAGAGGATGCAGAGAAAGCCGTGATGGACCTGAACAACCGCTGGTTCAACGGTCAGCCCGTCCACTCGGAGCTCTCCCCTGTCACTGACTTCAGAGAAGCCTGCTGTCGCCAGTATGAGATGGG GGAGTGCACCCGTGGTGGCTTCTGCAACTTCATGCACCTGAAGCCCATCTCCCGGGAACTCCGCCGGGAGCTGTATGGACGCCGCAGAAAAGG CAGGGGAGGTGGTGGACACCGCTCCCGTTCGCGGTCCCGGGAAAGGCGTTCTCGCTCTCGGGACCGCGGCCGTGGTGGAGGCGGCGATCGGGGTGGCGGACGGGACCGTGAGAAGCGGAGGTCCAGGGACCGGGAACGTTCTGGAAGATTTTAA
- the u2af1 gene encoding splicing factor U2AF 35 kDa subunit isoform X2 translates to MAEYLASIFGTEKDKVNCSFYFKIGACRHGDRCSRLHNKPTFSQTILIQNIYRNPQNSAQTADASRCAVSDVEMQEHYDEFFEEVFTEMEEKYGEVEEMNVCDNLGDHLVGNVYVKFRREEDAEKAVMDLNNRWFNGQPVHSELSPVTDFREACCRQYEMGECTRGGFCNFMHLKPISRELRRELYGRRRKGRGGGGHRSRSRSRERRSRSRDRGRGGGGDRGGGRDREKRRSRDRERSGRF, encoded by the exons ATGGCGGAGTACCTGGCCTCCATTTTCGGTACAGAGAAAGACAA GGTCAATTGTTCATTCTACTTTAAAATTGGAGCGTGCAGACATGGGGACCGCTGCTCCAGGTTGCACAACAAGCCAACTTTTAGCCAG ACCATCTTGATTCAAAACATCTACCGTAACCCCCAAAACAGTGCACAGACGGCCGACGCCTCTCGCT GTGCTGTCAGCGATGTGGAGATGCAAGAGCACTATGACGAGTTCTTTGAG GAGGTCTtcacagagatggaggagaagtaCGGCGAGGTGGAGGAGATGAACGTTTGTGACAACCTGGGTGACCATCTGGTCGGCAATGTCTATGTGAAG TTCCGCAGGGAAGAGGATGCAGAGAAAGCCGTGATGGACCTGAACAACCGCTGGTTCAACGGTCAGCCCGTCCACTCGGAGCTCTCCCCTGTCACTGACTTCAGAGAAGCCTGCTGTCGCCAGTATGAGATGGG GGAGTGCACCCGTGGTGGCTTCTGCAACTTCATGCACCTGAAGCCCATCTCCCGGGAACTCCGCCGGGAGCTGTATGGACGCCGCAGAAAAGG CAGGGGAGGTGGTGGACACCGCTCCCGTTCGCGGTCCCGGGAAAGGCGTTCTCGCTCTCGGGACCGCGGCCGTGGTGGAGGCGGCGATCGGGGTGGCGGACGGGACCGTGAGAAGCGGAGGTCCAGGGACCGGGAACGTTCTGGAAGATTTTAA
- the LOC105031001 gene encoding B- and T-lymphocyte attenuator, with protein MGANYLWSLTGLFYFILVGLLLWGVHGQDNGSDCYPEIRVQRNTVWKASLGDYLEINCPVIICTNSSSILWKKMNGSDWIPVNRTALIEIKWLRSRNNGTSFLVFQRIDVKDSGLYQCTLVSAVSHSINVTVTEHVEDTTVVNQKNETNVTSGQKDSFLEGLWHYVYISAGIAVFVIMVITISMLLIRGCKGVCLSKQSKKEEQPENQYTAIPLTEPVSPRPKPRPHHSQSPRPHQHQVTLNPDYIYDNTPAKGPRRLHQNPVQDAANQVFVPVDSDCTYDNMVVKEEESGIMYAALNHQVKPRTTPRSKQPQEECSEYAAIRVS; from the exons ATGGGGGCCAACTACCTCTGGTCCCTGACTGGCCTTTTTTACTTCATCCTGGTTGGGCTTCTCCTATGGGGTGTCCACG GACAGGATAATGGATCGGACTGTTACCCAGAGATCAGAGTACAAAGGAACACTGTATGGAAGGCTTCACTTGGGGATTACTTGGAGATTAACTGCCCTGTTATTATATGTACCAACTCATCATCTATCTTATGGAAGAAAATGAATGGATCAGATTGGATTCCTGTCAACAGAACTGCTCTCATTGAAATCAAATGGCTAAGAAGTAGAAATAATGGGACCTCATTTCTGGTATTCCAAAGAATTGATGTAAAAGATTCTGGTTTATACCAATGTACATTAGTATCCGCTGTGAGTCATAGTATCAATGTTACTGTCACAG AACATGTGGAAGACACCACAGTTGTTAATCAGAAGAATGAAACAA ATGTCACATCAGGTCAGAAGGACAGTTTCCTGGAGGGGCTGTGGCATTATGTCTACATCTCGGCTGGGATTGCGGTGTTTGTCATCATGGTCATAACAATATCCATGCTACTTATACGTGGTTGTAAAG GTGTTTGTCTTTCCAAGCAATCAAAGAAAGAGGAACAACCAGAGAACCAG tacacagCTATACCGCTAACTGAACCAGTATCCCCACGACCAAAACCCAGACCACACCACAGTCAAAGCCCCCGACCACACCAACACCAGGTTACTCTGAACCCAGACTATATTTATGACAATACACCTGCCAAGGGCCCACGACGCCTCCATCAGAACCCGGTCCAAGATGCAGCCAATCAGGTGTTTGTCCCAGTAGACAGTGATTGTACCTATGACAACATGGTGGTAAAAGAAGAAGAGAGTGGTATCATGTATGCGGCTCTTAACCATCAGGTAAAGCCACGCACCACGCCACGCTCCAAGCAACCACAGGAGGAATGTTCAGAGTACGCAGCCATTCGCGTGTCCTGA